One Rosa chinensis cultivar Old Blush chromosome 3, RchiOBHm-V2, whole genome shotgun sequence DNA window includes the following coding sequences:
- the LOC112195093 gene encoding cytoplasmic tRNA 2-thiolation protein 2 isoform X2: MACSASTCQSNCYRDQPQEEEEDAKHTNTNSIATNTISNNNRNNSHGLCLKCKANPPISADTHADDSRFCADCFRANLFGKFRFAVTSNAMISPTDNVLVAFSGGPSSRVALQFVHEMHSKAQKNFDASRDRSLPVFGVGVAFIDETSVYSVPSSEQDNAIGDITSIVENLALPTKQLYVVPIESVYSEDSGDGRERLKKLLDAVPDATGREDLLLHLRMLALQKIASQNGYNRLLLGSCISRIACHVITATVKGQGYSLPADIQYVDSRWEIPVLLPLRDCLAQELNMLCRLDGLKTVDFIRSPGSGINGLVSSFVSLLQEENPSRECTIVRTAGKLIPFHFNRIQEIDDSNVPLATRRRQKRYNLKPNECFSSESFCFICNGPLSKSDLLSLRNLEQCQTSPDTFVGACCSSCRFQGTNTRLLAFRKRR, translated from the exons ATGGCGTGCAGTGCCTCAACTTGCCAGTCAAATTGCTACAGAGACCaaccacaagaagaagaagaagatgccaAACACACCAATACCAATTCAATTGCTACTAacacaatcagcaacaacaacagaAACAACAGCCATGGTTTGTGCCTCAAGTGCAAGGCCAACCCTCCCATCTCCGCCGATACCCACGCCGACGATTCCCGTTTCTGCGCCGATTGCTTCCGCGCAAACCTCTTCGGCAAGTTCAGGTTCGCCGTCACCTCCAACGCCATGATCTCTCCCACTGATAACGTCCTCGTCGCCTTCTCCGGCGGCCCTTCTTCCAG GGTTGCTTTACAGTTTGTACATGAGATGCACAGTAAAGCGCAGAAGAATTTTGATGCTAGTAGGGATAGATCGTTACCGGTGTTCGGTGTTGGAGttgcatttattgatgaaacTAGTGTTTACTCTGTTCCATCCAGTGAACAAGACAATGCAATTGGAGACATTACATCTATTGTGGAAAACCTAGCCCTGCCGACAAAACAATTGTATGTTGTGCCGATTGAGAGTGTCTACTCTGAAGATTCTGGCGATGGCAGGGAGAGACTGAAGAAGTTACTAGATGCTGTTCCTGACGCCACTGGAAGAGAAGATCTTTTACTACATCTGCGGATGTTGGCCTTGCAAAAG ATTGCCTCACAAAATGGATACAACAGACTTCTACTGGGATCATGCATATCGAGGATTGCTTGCCATGTTATTACAGCCACTGTGAAG GGACAAGGATATTCACTACCAGCAGATATTCAGTATGTTGATTCAAGGTGGGAAATCCCAGTTTTGCTTCCTCTTCGTGATTGTCTTGCACAAGAGCTGAACATGCTTTGCCGCCTTGATGG TCTAAAAACCGTTGATTTCATAAGAAGTCCTGGCTCTGGCATTAATGGGTTGGTTTCATCATTTGTGTCGCTCTTGCAG GAAGAAAACCCTTCTCGGGAGTGCACAATTGTGAGAACAGCTGGAAAGCTTATCCCATTTCATTTCAACAGAATTCAAGAGATCGATGACTCTAATGTCCCTTTGGCAACTCGAAGGCGTCAGAAGAGATATAACCTTAAACCTAATGAATGTTTTTCTTCAGAGTCATTCTGCTTTATCTGCAATGGCCCACttagcaaatctgatttgctaAGTTTGCGCAATCTGGAACAATGCCAAACAAGTCCCGACACTTTTGTTGGTGCCTGCTGTTCGAGCTGCCGGTTTCAG GGAACAAATacaagattgcttgctttcagaAAGCGACGATGA
- the LOC112195013 gene encoding protein NRT1/ PTR FAMILY 8.1, protein MGMILILRAQKPSTAGSSTFSPVLTTSHSLKVTDGTVDYKGNPANKKVTETWKACPFILGNECCDRLAYYGMSSNLVIYFKQHLHQSSAKAAKSNSNWSGTCYLTPLLGAFLADAYLEDIRFCLFLNHLCHCFPK, encoded by the exons ATGGGAATGATTCTGATTCTTCGGGCTCAGAAGCCGAGCACCGCAGGCAGCAGTACATTCAGCCCAGTTCTTACAACATCCCATAGCCTCAAAGTTACAG ATGGGACAGTGGATTACAAAGGAAACCCAGCTAATAAAAAAGTCACAGAAACCTGGAAAGCCTGCCCTTTTATCTTAG GGAATGAATGCTGTGACAGATTGGCATACTATGGGATGAGCTCAAATCTGGTCATTTATTTCAAGCAACATCTGCACCAAAGCAGTGCTAAAGCAGCTAAAAGCAACTCAAATTGGAGTGGAACATGTTATCTCACTCCCTTACTTGGAGCATTTTTGGCTGATGCCTATTTGGAAGATATAAGATTTTGCCTCTTTCTCAATCATCTATGTCATT GTTTTCCGAAGTAA
- the LOC112193665 gene encoding disease resistance protein RGA2, translating into MAELVVDLSSRLTERLGSLAYNEICLAWGVKTDLQKLERTMSTIKSVLFDAEEKQVSDKGVQSWLRQVKDVFRDAEDVLDEFECEALKREVVKTYYSTARKVRRFFSSSNPIAFRLRVGHEIIEIRGRLDELIANKAIFDHLTDHHDHDRNVRSVNVRRENMTHSFIPASEVIGRDSDREVIVDLLMPKAVDQQSGNSQSVVSVIPIVGIGGLGKTTLAKLVYNDERVKGHFDLRMWVSVSVDFDIHRLMEKILSSALGTEVSEKMSVDQLQAKLRESLKDKKYLLVLDDVWNEDRSQWSDLRNLLIDGIKLGSKILVTTRNHSVASIMGTLPTYKLDGLSYEHCLSLFTKCAFKEGDEKRLSHLFEIGKEIVKKCVGAPLAVRTLGSQLFSEADERRWKLVRDSKIWELEREGSGHILPALRLSYTQLPSYLKPCLSYCAYLRHQAIRCSSLDLIHCWMAHGILQSRDNENMEMEDVGEQYFKELWARSFFENVKIVEDNYDIHYEFSMHDLIYDLVRSIGQDEWSVVDSGTKGIVENVRHLSFFEFDNKLMVSTMLQKLKKVRSIYTIEKAPIDESFLDTCFSKFKYLRVLRFDGLPLNLKELPSSIGTLKHLRYMYLETGEMTKLPNAICKLQSLQALTFGVCENIQELPRDMSNLISLRLLSMTTKEACFQDNGVGCLKSLRLLIINNCVNLISLPCEMSYLAALRTLILVDCEQLDLVSQHYQAIPLRLEKLVTDGLPRITELPEWFRGAASTLQYLYIQNCSNLGSLPGWLTDLTSLKKLVLIDCPKLVSLPEGMDRLTALRDLKIEDCPELERRCKRDTGEDWPKIAGIPNLSISDSEE; encoded by the coding sequence ATGGCTGAACTTGTCGTGGATTTGTCAAGCAGGCTAACAGAGAGGTTGGGCTCGCTTGCTTACAATGAGATTTGCTTGGCATGGGGAGTCAAAACTGATTTGCAAAAGCTTGAGCGCACCATGTCCACCATCAAAAGTGTGCTCTTTGATGCTGAAGAGAAGCAAGTGAGTGACAAAGGGGTACAAAGTTGGCTGCGACAAGTTAAAGACGTGTTCCGCGACGCTGAAGATGTGTTGGATGAGTTTGAGTGCGAAGCTTTGAAGAGGGAAGTTGTAAAAACATATTACAGCACTGCGAGAAAGGTACGTCGTTTCTTTTCGAGCTCTAATCCAATTGCTTTTCGTCTGAGAGTAGGTCATGAAATCATTGAGATAAGGGGGAGATTAGATGAGCTTATAGCTAATAAGGCTATATTTGATCATCTCACTGATCATCATGATCATGATAGAAATGTACGGAGCGTGAATGTGAGGAGGGAGAATATGACTCACTCCTTCATTCCTGCTTCAGAGGTTATTGGAAGAGACTCTGACAGAGAAGTGATTGTAGATCTTCTAATGCCAAAAGCTGTTGATCAACAAAGTGGGAATTCCCAGAGTGTTGTCTCTGTTATTCCCATAGTTGGTATAGGAGGTTTGGGTAAAACCACACTTGCCAAGTTGGTCTACAATGATGAAAGAGTCAAAGGGCATTTCGATTTGAGGATGTGGGTGTCGGTGTCAGTGGACTTTGATATTCATAGGTTGATGGAAAAGATTCTTAGTTCTGCACTAGGTACAGAAGTCAGTGAGAAGATGTCTGTGGATCAATTACAAGCAAAGCTACGTGAATCTTTAAAGGATAAGAAGTATTTGCTTGTCTTGGATGATGTATGGAATGAGGATCGTAGTCAATGGAGTGActtgagaaatttgttgataGACGGGATCAAATTAGGAAGTAAAATCTTAGTGACAACCCGTAATCACTCAGTTGCTTCAATCATGGGCACTTTACCAACATATAAATTAGATGGCCTCTCTTATGAGCATTGTTTGTCATTGTTTACAAAATGCGCATTCAAGGAAGGTGATGAGAAAAGGCTTTCACATCTctttgaaattggaaaagagatTGTGAAGAAGTGCGTAGGGGCTCCCTTGGCGGTGAGAACTTTAGGGAGTCAACTGTTCTCAGAGGCTGATGAGCGTCGATGGAAATTAGTAAGAGATTCTAAGATATGGGAATTGGAGAGAGAGGGTAGTGGTCATATCTTGCCTGCTTTGAGATTGAGTTATACTCAATTGCCTTCATACTTGAAACCATGCCTTTCTTATTGTGCATATCTTCGACATCAAGCAATTCGATGTAGTTCTCTAGACTTGATCCATTGTTGGATGGCTCATGGAATCCTTCAATCTCGTGATAATGAGAATATGGAGATGGAAGATGTTGGGGAGCAATATTTTAAGGAATTATGGGCGagatcattctttgaaaatgtgaaaatagTCGAGGATAATTATGATATTCACTATGAATTTTCTATGCATGATCTTATCTATGACCTTGTACGGTCAATTGGGCAAGATGAGTGGTCTGTTGTGGATTCTGGCACTAAAGGCATTGTTGAAAATGTTAGACACTTGTCATTTTTTGAATTTGACAACAAACTAATGGTTTCAACGATGTTGCAAAAGTTAAAAAAAGTGCGGAGTATATATACAATAGAAAAAGCGCCTATCGATGAATCCTTCCTTGATACTTGcttttcaaaatttaaatatttgagGGTGCTTCGCTTCGATGGTTTACCATTGAATTTGAAGGAGTTGCCAAGTTCCATCGGTACACTAAAGCATTTAAGATATATGTATTTAGAGACAGGTGAAATGACAAAACTCCCCAATGCCATTTGCAAGTTGCAGAGCTTGCAAGCTCTAACGTTTGGTGTGTGTGAAAATATTCAAGAGTTGCCAAGAGATATGAGCAACTTGATCAGCCTCAGACTCCTTTCAATGACCACCAAAGAAGCATGTTTTCAAGACAATGGAGTGGGATGTTTGAAATCACTTCGGTTGCTCATAATTAACAATTGTGTTAATTTAATCTCTTTGCCCTGCGAGATGAGTTATCTTGCTGCATTGCGGACTTTGATATTAGTTGATTGTGAGCAACTCGATCTGGTGAGCCAACATTATCAAGCAATTCCATTGAGGCTCGAAAAGTTGGTTACTGATGGACTACCACGGATCACGGAGTTGCCTGAATGGTTTCGAGGAGCTGCCAGCACCCTACAGTACCTGTACATTCAAAATTGTTCCAATTTGGGTTCATTACCAGGGTGGCTCACAGATCTAACATCACTTAAAAAGCTTGTCCTCATTGATTGCCCCAAATTGGTGTCACTTCCAGAAGGGATGGATCGTCTCACTGCCTTGAGAGACTTGAAGATAGAAGATTGTCCTGAGTTGGAGAGAAGATGCAAGCGTGACACTGGTGAAGATTGGCCAAAGATTGCTGGTATTCCAAACCTTTCTATCTCAGACTCTGAAGAGTGA
- the LOC112195093 gene encoding cytoplasmic tRNA 2-thiolation protein 2 isoform X3: MACSASTCQSNCYRDQPQEEEEDAKHTNTNSIATNTISNNNRNNSHGLCLKCKANPPISADTHADDSRFCADCFRANLFGKFRFAVTSNAMISPTDNVLVAFSGGPSSSEQDNAIGDITSIVENLALPTKQLYVVPIESVYSEDSGDGRERLKKLLDAVPDATGREDLLLHLRMLALQKIASQNGYNRLLLGSCISRIACHVITATVKGQGYSLPADIQYVDSRWEIPVLLPLRDCLAQELNMLCRLDGLKTVDFIRSPGSGINGLVSSFVSLLQEENPSRECTIVRTAGKLIPFHFNRIQEIDDSNVPLATRRRQKRYNLKPNECFSSESFCFICNGPLSKSDLLSLRNLEQCQTSPDTFVGACCSSCRFQVLPQDPSLLDQFSAVLPRQLVARVKHDNLDNYSVLREQIQDCLLSESDDET; the protein is encoded by the exons ATGGCGTGCAGTGCCTCAACTTGCCAGTCAAATTGCTACAGAGACCaaccacaagaagaagaagaagatgccaAACACACCAATACCAATTCAATTGCTACTAacacaatcagcaacaacaacagaAACAACAGCCATGGTTTGTGCCTCAAGTGCAAGGCCAACCCTCCCATCTCCGCCGATACCCACGCCGACGATTCCCGTTTCTGCGCCGATTGCTTCCGCGCAAACCTCTTCGGCAAGTTCAGGTTCGCCGTCACCTCCAACGCCATGATCTCTCCCACTGATAACGTCCTCGTCGCCTTCTCCGGCGGCCCTTCTTCCAG TGAACAAGACAATGCAATTGGAGACATTACATCTATTGTGGAAAACCTAGCCCTGCCGACAAAACAATTGTATGTTGTGCCGATTGAGAGTGTCTACTCTGAAGATTCTGGCGATGGCAGGGAGAGACTGAAGAAGTTACTAGATGCTGTTCCTGACGCCACTGGAAGAGAAGATCTTTTACTACATCTGCGGATGTTGGCCTTGCAAAAG ATTGCCTCACAAAATGGATACAACAGACTTCTACTGGGATCATGCATATCGAGGATTGCTTGCCATGTTATTACAGCCACTGTGAAG GGACAAGGATATTCACTACCAGCAGATATTCAGTATGTTGATTCAAGGTGGGAAATCCCAGTTTTGCTTCCTCTTCGTGATTGTCTTGCACAAGAGCTGAACATGCTTTGCCGCCTTGATGG TCTAAAAACCGTTGATTTCATAAGAAGTCCTGGCTCTGGCATTAATGGGTTGGTTTCATCATTTGTGTCGCTCTTGCAG GAAGAAAACCCTTCTCGGGAGTGCACAATTGTGAGAACAGCTGGAAAGCTTATCCCATTTCATTTCAACAGAATTCAAGAGATCGATGACTCTAATGTCCCTTTGGCAACTCGAAGGCGTCAGAAGAGATATAACCTTAAACCTAATGAATGTTTTTCTTCAGAGTCATTCTGCTTTATCTGCAATGGCCCACttagcaaatctgatttgctaAGTTTGCGCAATCTGGAACAATGCCAAACAAGTCCCGACACTTTTGTTGGTGCCTGCTGTTCGAGCTGCCGGTTTCAGGTACTTCCCCAGGACCCTTCATTACTGGATCAATTTTCTGCAGTTTTACCTCGGCAGCTGGTCGCTCGGGTAAAGCATGACAACCTTGACAATTACAGTGTGCTCAG GGAACAAATacaagattgcttgctttcagaAAGCGACGATGAAACCTGA
- the LOC112195093 gene encoding cytoplasmic tRNA 2-thiolation protein 2 isoform X1, with protein sequence MACSASTCQSNCYRDQPQEEEEDAKHTNTNSIATNTISNNNRNNSHGLCLKCKANPPISADTHADDSRFCADCFRANLFGKFRFAVTSNAMISPTDNVLVAFSGGPSSRVALQFVHEMHSKAQKNFDASRDRSLPVFGVGVAFIDETSVYSVPSSEQDNAIGDITSIVENLALPTKQLYVVPIESVYSEDSGDGRERLKKLLDAVPDATGREDLLLHLRMLALQKIASQNGYNRLLLGSCISRIACHVITATVKGQGYSLPADIQYVDSRWEIPVLLPLRDCLAQELNMLCRLDGLKTVDFIRSPGSGINGLVSSFVSLLQEENPSRECTIVRTAGKLIPFHFNRIQEIDDSNVPLATRRRQKRYNLKPNECFSSESFCFICNGPLSKSDLLSLRNLEQCQTSPDTFVGACCSSCRFQVLPQDPSLLDQFSAVLPRQLVARVKHDNLDNYSVLREQIQDCLLSESDDET encoded by the exons ATGGCGTGCAGTGCCTCAACTTGCCAGTCAAATTGCTACAGAGACCaaccacaagaagaagaagaagatgccaAACACACCAATACCAATTCAATTGCTACTAacacaatcagcaacaacaacagaAACAACAGCCATGGTTTGTGCCTCAAGTGCAAGGCCAACCCTCCCATCTCCGCCGATACCCACGCCGACGATTCCCGTTTCTGCGCCGATTGCTTCCGCGCAAACCTCTTCGGCAAGTTCAGGTTCGCCGTCACCTCCAACGCCATGATCTCTCCCACTGATAACGTCCTCGTCGCCTTCTCCGGCGGCCCTTCTTCCAG GGTTGCTTTACAGTTTGTACATGAGATGCACAGTAAAGCGCAGAAGAATTTTGATGCTAGTAGGGATAGATCGTTACCGGTGTTCGGTGTTGGAGttgcatttattgatgaaacTAGTGTTTACTCTGTTCCATCCAGTGAACAAGACAATGCAATTGGAGACATTACATCTATTGTGGAAAACCTAGCCCTGCCGACAAAACAATTGTATGTTGTGCCGATTGAGAGTGTCTACTCTGAAGATTCTGGCGATGGCAGGGAGAGACTGAAGAAGTTACTAGATGCTGTTCCTGACGCCACTGGAAGAGAAGATCTTTTACTACATCTGCGGATGTTGGCCTTGCAAAAG ATTGCCTCACAAAATGGATACAACAGACTTCTACTGGGATCATGCATATCGAGGATTGCTTGCCATGTTATTACAGCCACTGTGAAG GGACAAGGATATTCACTACCAGCAGATATTCAGTATGTTGATTCAAGGTGGGAAATCCCAGTTTTGCTTCCTCTTCGTGATTGTCTTGCACAAGAGCTGAACATGCTTTGCCGCCTTGATGG TCTAAAAACCGTTGATTTCATAAGAAGTCCTGGCTCTGGCATTAATGGGTTGGTTTCATCATTTGTGTCGCTCTTGCAG GAAGAAAACCCTTCTCGGGAGTGCACAATTGTGAGAACAGCTGGAAAGCTTATCCCATTTCATTTCAACAGAATTCAAGAGATCGATGACTCTAATGTCCCTTTGGCAACTCGAAGGCGTCAGAAGAGATATAACCTTAAACCTAATGAATGTTTTTCTTCAGAGTCATTCTGCTTTATCTGCAATGGCCCACttagcaaatctgatttgctaAGTTTGCGCAATCTGGAACAATGCCAAACAAGTCCCGACACTTTTGTTGGTGCCTGCTGTTCGAGCTGCCGGTTTCAGGTACTTCCCCAGGACCCTTCATTACTGGATCAATTTTCTGCAGTTTTACCTCGGCAGCTGGTCGCTCGGGTAAAGCATGACAACCTTGACAATTACAGTGTGCTCAG GGAACAAATacaagattgcttgctttcagaAAGCGACGATGAAACCTGA
- the LOC112194390 gene encoding uncharacterized protein LOC112194390, with protein MLTRRTAQGNLTPLDSEIERTCKSNRKQTKGTSLPIHDTTAGSTSSQGEEEENTPPNSPAHSIHEDEEEPPRLDMALKDAFVPTASESPSCIAYTPPGNQAFSIPVQLLNSLPKYSGTPYEDPNVHIREFLDICKLQTIQNIQPEGLRLLLFPFSLKDDAKRWLYSLPAGIITTWDEMVKKFLKQYFPAQLTKRLRREIQNFTQKDGDTLYEAWEEFQELQRKCPHHNFSLNDLVQFFYDGLDIANRGSVDSACGGTFMNKTGQEAYNLIDDLADNNRQFYTRDKRTRGRGVYEVDSRNQMVAVERKIDMLMNALGNGIKATPQVCSICSYSDHTTDRCPMSAMSEQQVNYMGQQRPKYDPYSNTYNLGWKDHPNFCWGGNDNVVRPTQGVYNGPPGFQQGARQQVYQQTPPQQSLSKSLEELVKEMTLNTASFQKDTAAFIQRTEIQFQKQDALAQQHGQAIKNLERQVGQLATVMQTRPPGTLPSTTIQNPKDGSIAELNSITLRSGRQLEEVSGHQRTSKKDQEEKEEQRNTKEEKKIIAGEKTIDLIGADQNVHVFSPPKVKDPTPSKLVTSCIPFPRRFMSPKKEQEEKDVLETFRKVQVNIPLLDAIKQVPQYAKFLKELCTKKKKFNGNEIVALSEEVSAVLQRKLPPKLKDPGRFTIPCTIGAQRFDHALLDLGASINLMPYSVFSTLKLGELKETKVIIELADRSIVYPRGVIDDVLVRVDGLILPADFFVLEMEEAPMPTSLPLILGRPFMATAHTNIDVFRGTLSMEVLGRQ; from the coding sequence ATGCTTACTCGTAGAACTGCTCAAGGCAATCTTACCCCCTTGGATTCAGAGATAGAACGCACTTGCAAGTCGAATAGGAAGCAAACGAAGGGAACTAGTTTGCCAATTCACGACACAACGGCGGGTTCTACTTCCTCAcaaggggaggaggaggagaacacACCACCAAACTCACCTGCGCATTCAATTCACGAGGACGAAGAGGAACCCCCAAGACTCGACATGGCATTGAAGGATGCTTTTGTTCCGACAGCTTCGGAATCCCCCTCATGCATAGCTTACACACCACCTGGCAATCAAGCCTTCTCCATTCCTGTGCAGCTCCTTAACTCGTTGCCTAAGTACTCTGGCACACCATATGAGGATCCTAATGTTCACATTAGGGAATTCTTAGATATTTGCAAGCTGCAAACCATTCAGAACATCCAACCAGAAGGACTCAGGTTACTTctatttcccttttctttaaaAGATGATGCAAAACGTTGGTTGTACTCGTTACCTGCAGGTATCATCACAACTTGGGATGAAATGGTTAAGAAGTTTTTGAAACAATATTTTCCCGCTCAACTGACAAAACGACTAAGGAGGGAGATTCAAAACTTCACTCAAAAGGATGGAGATACACTATATGAGGCATGGGAGGAATTTCAGGAGTTGCAGAGGAAGTGTCCCCATCACAACTTCAGTCTGAATGACCTTGTCCAATTTTTCTATGATGGATTGGACATAGCTAATAGGGGCAGCGTTGATTCTGCATGTGGAGGGACTTTCATGAATAAAACCGGTCAAGAAGCATATAATCTAATAGATGATTTGGCCGACAATAATAGACAATTCTACACAAGGGATAAACGTACAAGAGGACGAGGAGTGTATGAAGTCGATTCAAGGAACCAAATGGTGGCTGTGGAAAGAAAGATTGACATGTTAATGAATGCCTTAGGCAATGGCATTAAGGCAACACCTCAGGTATGCTCTATTTGTTCCTATTCTGATCATACTACTGATAGATGTCCTATGTCTGCTATGTCTGAGCAACAGGTGAATTACATGGGGCAACAAAGGCCCAAATATGACCCTTACTCGAACACGTACAATCTGGGATGGAAGGATCACCCAAACTTCTGTTGGGGCGGTAATGACAACGTGGTTCGACCTACTCAAGGCGTCTACAATGGACCACCTGGATTCCAACAAGGGGCTAGGCAGCAAGTCTATCAACAAACTCCTCCTCAACAATCCTTAAGCAAGTCCTTGGAAGAACTAGTGAAGGAGATGACTCTGAACACCGCATCTTTCCAAAAGGACACCGCAGCTTTCATCCAAAGGACTGAGATTCAGTTTCAAAAGCAAGATGCCTTAGCTCAGCAACATGGACAAGCTATCAAGAACTTGGAAAGGCAAGTTGGGCAACTTGCAACGGTGATGCAAACTAGACCTCCTGGCACCCTCCCTAGCACAACCATTCAAAATCCTAAGGATGGGAGCATAGCTGAGCTCAATTCAATCACTTTAAGGAGTGGTAGACAATTGGAAGAAGTCTCTGGGCACCAAAGAACATCcaagaaagatcaagaagagaAGGAGGAGCAAAGAAATACGAAGGAGGAAAAGAAAATCATCGCTGGTGAAAAAACGATCGATCTCATAGGGGCTGATCAAAATGTTCATGTTTTTTCCCCTCCAAAGGTAAAAGATCCTACTCCTTCTAAGTTGGTTACTTCATGTATTCCTTTTCCTCGCAGGTTCATGAGCCCTaagaaagaacaagaagagAAGGATGTCTTGGAAACTTTCCGTAAAGTCCAAGTGAACATCCCTCTTCTGGATGCCATCAAGCAAGTACCTCAGTATGCCAAATTCCTTAAGGAGCTAtgcaccaaaaagaaaaagttcaatGGGAATGAGATAGTGGCCCTTAGTGAAGAAGTCTCAGCTGTTCTTCAAAGAAAGCTTCCACCTAAACTTAAGGATCCCGGACGCTTCACGATTCCATGCACCATAGGTGCACAGAGGTTTGATCATGCTTTACTGGATTTAGGAGCTTCGATTAATTTAATGCCATATTCTGTGTTTTCAACTCTTAAACTAGGTGAGCTAAAGGAGACAAAGGTGATCATTGAGCTAGCTGATCGCTCAATAGTCTATCCTAGGGGAGTAATTGATGATGTACTAGTACGTGTGGATGGATTAATTTTGCCTGCAGACTTCTTTGTTCTTGAGATGGAGGAAGCGCCTATGCCTACATCATTACCATTAATTTTGGGGCGCCCATTCATGGCCACAGCTCACACCAACATTGATGTGTTCAGAGGCACTTTGAGTATGGAGGTTTTGGGGAGACAGTGA